Within the Aminivibrio sp. genome, the region GTGGAGATGCCGGGCATGGATGCTGGCGGCGATGACGGTGTTCGAGAATTTCAGGGCGGCCAGCGGTGTATTCGCAAAGTGGATTTCTACCCTGCCGGGATCCATCTCCCTGTAGTACCTCACGTAATCCACCCCGGTAAAGGGGTGGAGGTAGCGGCCAAAAACCTCCTCATATTCCTGTTCGCCGAAAAGACCGTCTTTCAGCCTGCCGCTTCTGAGGAAGAACTCCCGGGGGTCCATGACCAGGTTCCCCACCTCGTCGGCGGGGTAGGAAAGAAGAATGTGGACCTTCCCCCGAACGCCCCTGACAATGCCTTTCAGGATCTGCCCGAACCGGTTCCGGCTGAGAATCGGGAACAGGAGGGCCACGTCGCCCTCCGGCACCTTGCGGCGGACGTCTTCGGCAATGTCTTCCAGGGTGGCGTAGTTTCCCTGGGCTCGTGCCAGGAGGGATTCCGTCACGCCGACGATGTCGCGGTCACGGAGAGGGAAAGGGTCGCGGGGGCATTCCGATGCTTGTATCAGTTCCGAGGAGACGATGTCCACGAGGTCGGCACCCCTGGAAATGACGGGGAGCCGGATTCCCCGCGAAGCGGCGCCTATGTAGCGCATGGGGCCTCATTCCTTCCGAAGAGGTATGGTGGGCGGCCGCAGAGAATCAAATTCCGGGCCTGAAGTATTGTATCATTTTTCCGCCGGGCGGCAAAAGAGAGGAACCGGTCCCTAAATCCACACCCTGAAAAATAAAAAACCTCTCTGGACTGTTCGGAGAACAGTGGTAAGGTAGTGTTTACAAAGACAATACCCTTCACCAGAGAGGTGCGTTCATTATGACGGAAACGGCGAAGAAAATCCACATCGAACTGAAGGGCGGGGAAAGCGGCATCACATCCTTCGCAGGACTCTGGCCGGCAGTGGAACTCTTTCGAAAATCGGGGCTTCCCGAAGTCATCGACAGCGCCGTAGGAGCCAGATCTTCGAGGGGTTTTCGTGACAGCGACCATATCCTTTCCCTTATCCTTCTCCATCTCGCCGGAGGAAGCGCGTCGGACCACCTCCCCTTCCTGAAGGAGAAACTGTCCTTCGGGAAGCTCGGCATATCCGTCCCCTCGCCGAGCGCGGTGAGGAAGTGGCTGAATGAATTCCACAACTGCGAGGAGGACGGGAAGCGGGGAATGGGGAAAGCCTTCATCCCCGAAGAGAACGGATACCTCAAGGGATTGGGGACAGTGCTCACCCGTCTCTTCGCCTTTGCGGTGAAAAGCGCGCCCCGGAAGCACATCACCCTCGACCAGGACGCCACGTTCATCGAGACGGAAGAGAGCGGGGCCAACTGGAACTACAAGGGAGAGAAAAGCTACCAGGCTCTGAACACCTACTGTCCCGAATACGACCTGGCAGCGGGAACGAGGTACGGCGACGGAAACGTTCCCCCCGGATGGAAGCAGAAAGAGGAACTGGAACGGATCCTTGAAAGCCTGCCTGAAGAAGTAAAGGGAGTCTCCCTCCGGAGCGCCGGCGCCGGATACCGGACGGACCTTCTCGCCTGGTGCACCGAAGGGAAGCATGAGCGGTTCGGATACATCCCCGTCGGGATCTCCTGCCCTGTGGGCGAGGAGTTCAAGAAGGCGGTGCGGGCCGTACCCGAAGAAGACTGGAAGCCCCTGTGCAGAGCGGAAAGAAACGGAACAACCGGAACAACCGGAGGAGAAACTCACTCCGCACACCCTGTCCAGGAATGGGCTGAAATCGTCTATGTACCCGCCGGCCTCGGAAGAAAGAAACACGGCCGGGACTACCGGTTTCTCGCCGTCCGGGAACGATGGGACGGTCGGTTTCCCCCCGAAAAGGAACGGGAGGAAGAAGGGAAAGGGGATTCATCTCTTCCCGGAGAGCAGCTCTACTTCACGGAAGCCATCCGGCATCTGGAAGAAGAGGTTCCCGGAGTCAAAAAGCTCCACCTCCTGGAGCCGGGAGGGAGAATCTACAAAACCTTCGGCATCGTCACCAACATCGAGGACGGAGCGGACGGAGAGAACTTCGGCTACGGAAAGGGAGACCTCATGGACGGGGAGAAAATCATCCGGTGGCAGAGGAAGCGGAGCGGCAAGGCGGAGGAGATCCACCACATCCTCAAGGACGAACTCGGGGGAGGGCACATCCCGTCCAAACGGTTCGGAGCGAATGCCGCATGGTGGACCATAGCCGTCCTTGCCCTGAACCTCCACAACCTGATGAAGCGCCGTCTTCTGCCGGAGGAATATGGGAAAAGCAGGCCGAAAAGCCTCCGGTTTCTCCTCTACACCATGGTGGGGAAAATAGTGACGCACGGGAGACGGACCGTGCTGAAGATCTGGACGGGAGACCGGGGAGGAAGTCTCTTCGTCTCCGTCATGAAGAGACTGGAGCTGCTGCAGTCCATGCCGGACTGAAGAAGAGCCGGTGCAGTCCCATAGACCACCATCGCCACGGAAGAACGTCTTCCGTGCAGATGGAGATATCCACAAAACAGGAGAAAAAGCGAAAAGAAGACACAAACAGGAAGAAAGAATCAGAACAGGGAAACAAAGACACCTCGTTTCCCCGTTCGGTCATGGTTTCCTTCACTTGAGAAAACGAACCTGCGGATTTGGGCGGTCCCTAAATCCGCAGGCAGCGGGGGGAAAGGAACGGGATCAATATGAGGGCAGATTTCCACCGCGGAGGCGGAATCACGCAAGAAGCCGGAGGAATTGCTCCTCCGGCTTCTTGCGTGATTCCGGCCGAAAGCCTCAGGCCTGCAGCGCCACCGCCACGGCGGGGTCGAAAGAGAGGCTGAGGCGTTCTCCTTCGGCCCACATCCTTTTCCCGGGAAGAAAGGGATCGAAGGAAAGGACCGTCTGGCCGCTCTCCAGAGAAACCTCGTACTCCATGCGCCCGCCGAGGAAGGTGGCTGTGAGGACAGATCCCTTCATCCCCTCCCCCTCGGAGGGCAAGAGGTTTTCGGGCCGGACGACCACCGCCGCCGTGTCTCCGGGAGCAAGGAATGCGTTTTTAACGGCCCGAACAGGGACGGTGATCCCGGCAAGGGCGACGGAGACCATCCCGTTCTCCGCGGAAAGGACCTCTCCGGGAATGATATTCGCCTGCCCGATGAAATCCGCCACAAAGAGAGAGCTCGGGTCGCTGTAGATCTCCATGGGCGCCCCGATCTGCTCCACTTTTCCCCTGTTCATCACCATGATCCTGTCGGACATGGTGAGGGCCTCCCCCTGGTCGTGGGTGACATAGAGGCAGGTGATGTTCAGGTGTTTCTGGATCCTCCGTATCTCGGTGCGCATGTGGATTCGCAGCTTGGCATCGAGGTTGGACAGCGGCTCGTCCATGAGGAGGACCCTCGGCTGGAGGACAAGCACCCGTGCCAGGGCCACCCGCTGCTGCTCTCCCCCCGAAAGCTGGTTCGGGAAGCGTTTTTCCGCCTTCGTCAGGCCCACGAGGTCAAGACCCTCCCTGACCTTGCGGCGGATCTCCTCCTCCCTGTCCCCCTTGACCCGAAGACCGTAGGCCACGTTCTCGAAGACGCTCATGTGGGGAAACAGGGCGTAGTTCTGGAAGACAAAGCCGATATCCCTTCTGTTCACGGGTACGTTGGTCACGTCCTGGCCGTCGATGGTGATGGTTCCCCCGGAGGGTATTTCGAACCCCGCCACCATCCTCAGAGTGGTGGTCTTTCCGCACCCGGACGGGCCGAGAAAGGTGACCATCTCTCCCGGCGCCACCGTCATGGAGACGTTGTCCACCGCCCGGACACGTTCCCGGTCCTTCCGGAATATTTTCGACACGTTCGAGAGTTCGAGTGTAACGGCCATCAGCCTCGGCCTCCTTCGCCGGAAATACGCCTCGTTGCGAAGCGGGTCAGGCCCGTCAGGACGGCTGTGGCGCCGAAGACGAGCAGAATCAGAACGACCGAAAAGGCGCATGCCTGAGCGAACTGCAGCTCCGTCATGCACTCGAGAATACGGGTGGTGAGCAGGCTCCACCGGACGGACACCAGAAATATGGTGGCGCTGATGGCGGTCATGCAGTGGATGAACAGGTAGCGCATCCCCATGAGCACCGCCGGTACCACCAGGGGGACGGTAACCCGGAAGAAGGTCCTGGCCGCCCCGGCGCCGAGACTGGCCGACGCCTCCTCGATGGAGGGATCGATCTGGTGGAGGGATGCGATCACGGCCCGTATGCCCGCGGCGTGGTAGCGGAACATGTACGCCGCCACGAGAATGGTCATGGTGCCGGTGAGCAGGATGGGTTTTTCATTGAAGGCGATGACGTAGGCTATGCCCACCACCGTTCCGGGAAGGGCATAGTTCAGCATGGAAAAGAATTCCATGGCCCGGGTGCCGAAAAACCGCTTCCGCTGGGCGATATAGCCCACCACCACGGCCATGAGACCGCCGAGGGGAGTGGCCACCGCCGCGATGGACAGGGTGTCCAGAATGGCCTTGCGCCCGTGGGTGAACACGTAATGAAAATTCTCCCAGGTCATGGAGTTGTCCACGCCCCAGACCTTCACCAGGGCTCCCCAAAGGATCAGTGAATAAAGATAGAGGATGAAGGCGGTGACGGCAAAGCATACTCCGAGCACGAGCCCCTCCGCGAGCTTCCCCTTGCTCTTGAAGCCCGAACGGCTTCCCGTCTTCCCGCTGATGGTCACGTAGCTCTTCTTCCCGACCCAGAAACGCTGAAGGAAATAGACCCCCATGGCGGGCAGAAGAAGCAGGAAGGAGAGGGCCGCTCCTCCCCGAAGGTCATAGAGCCCCGTGATCTGAAGGTACGCCTGGGTGGGAAGCACGGGAAAGCTGTGCCCCCCCAGCACCAGGGGGGTGGCGAAATCCGCCAGGGAGCTGGCGAAGAGCAGGAGCACCGAATTGGCGATCCCCGGAGTGGACAGGGGAAGGGTCACCGTCCTGAAAACCCTTCCCGGCGAAGCTCCCAGGGAGAGCCCGGCGTCCTCGAGGTTCGGGTCTATGGCGGAGAGCACCGCCGCCAGCGTGAGAAAGGAGACGGGGAAGTAGGTCAGCGTCTCGGACATCCAGGTGCCCCAGAACCCGTAGAAGTTGAAGTTCTCTATGCCGAAGAACTTCAGGAGGATACCGTTGGGCCCCAGGGAAAGGGTCAGGGCGATGCTGCTGGTGAAGGGGGGTGAGATGAGGGGCAGCGTGGTGACCGCGCCGAGAAACCATTTCAGCCAGGAGGGGAGGGAAATCCTGGTGACGGCGAAGGCATAAATGTAGCCGAGCACGGTTCCGGACACCGAGACGGCCGTGGCGAGCCAGAGGCTGTTCAGAAAGGCCTGCCTGTCGTACCAGCTGTCGAGAACCGCCCCGAGGTTCGCGAAGGAAAGCTGTCCATCCACCATGAAGGTGGTCAGAAAAAGCCGAAGGAGGGGGTACAGGACGAAGACCGCCAGGGAAATCCAGATGGCGGCAAGGGCAGGGAGAAGGGCCGGGTCCCGTTTCAGCGGCGAAACCTTCTCCGGAGCGGAGAGCGCAGATGTTTGATTCATGGCGTCATTCTCCTTGAGTGAGCTGTAATGCATCCCGAAGAGGGAAAAAGCCCCGGCGGGAGAAACTCCCGCCGGGGATGGGAACTGCGTCGTTTTCCCGGAAATGTCCTACTTGATGACTTCGTTGATCCAGCGGTCCACGAAGGCCTTCCGGTTCTCGCCCTTCCAGGTCACGTCCACTTCCACCAGGTTGACCTTCGAAAGGTCGAGGGCCGGGTTGGTCACTTCCACGTCGCCCCGGGTGGGAATGTAGTTGATCTTTTTGTCCACAAGCAGCTGGGCGAAGGTTTTTGAAGAAACCCAGTCCATGAACTTTTTGGCGTTTTCCAGATTTCTAGCCCCCGTCAGGATGCCCGTGGCCTCGATGCCGTAGGAGACACCTTCCTTCGGGTAGCTGATCACGACCGGATACCCCTGCTGCTGGATGTCCAGGGCGTCCACGATATAGAA harbors:
- a CDS encoding ABC transporter ATP-binding protein; amino-acid sequence: MAVTLELSNVSKIFRKDRERVRAVDNVSMTVAPGEMVTFLGPSGCGKTTTLRMVAGFEIPSGGTITIDGQDVTNVPVNRRDIGFVFQNYALFPHMSVFENVAYGLRVKGDREEEIRRKVREGLDLVGLTKAEKRFPNQLSGGEQQRVALARVLVLQPRVLLMDEPLSNLDAKLRIHMRTEIRRIQKHLNITCLYVTHDQGEALTMSDRIMVMNRGKVEQIGAPMEIYSDPSSLFVADFIGQANIIPGEVLSAENGMVSVALAGITVPVRAVKNAFLAPGDTAAVVVRPENLLPSEGEGMKGSVLTATFLGGRMEYEVSLESGQTVLSFDPFLPGKRMWAEGERLSLSFDPAVAVALQA
- a CDS encoding coenzyme F420-0:L-glutamate ligase — translated: MRYIGAASRGIRLPVISRGADLVDIVSSELIQASECPRDPFPLRDRDIVGVTESLLARAQGNYATLEDIAEDVRRKVPEGDVALLFPILSRNRFGQILKGIVRGVRGKVHILLSYPADEVGNLVMDPREFFLRSGRLKDGLFGEQEYEEVFGRYLHPFTGVDYVRYYREMDPGRVEIHFANTPLAALKFSNTVIAASIHARHLHREILEQAGALVVSLDQLCSEPHRDGMGYNPEFGLLGSNFTSDGTVKLFPRDSRRFALDLQKEFQARTGKHMEVLVYGDGAFKDPVCGIWELADPVVSPGYTDGLDGMPKEIKLKYIADNSGDKSPEEAVRDAIRAKGTMDRFSHSTLGTTPRRLTDLVGSLCDLTSGSGDKGTPVIHISGYFDSYLDD
- a CDS encoding transposase translates to MTETAKKIHIELKGGESGITSFAGLWPAVELFRKSGLPEVIDSAVGARSSRGFRDSDHILSLILLHLAGGSASDHLPFLKEKLSFGKLGISVPSPSAVRKWLNEFHNCEEDGKRGMGKAFIPEENGYLKGLGTVLTRLFAFAVKSAPRKHITLDQDATFIETEESGANWNYKGEKSYQALNTYCPEYDLAAGTRYGDGNVPPGWKQKEELERILESLPEEVKGVSLRSAGAGYRTDLLAWCTEGKHERFGYIPVGISCPVGEEFKKAVRAVPEEDWKPLCRAERNGTTGTTGGETHSAHPVQEWAEIVYVPAGLGRKKHGRDYRFLAVRERWDGRFPPEKEREEEGKGDSSLPGEQLYFTEAIRHLEEEVPGVKKLHLLEPGGRIYKTFGIVTNIEDGADGENFGYGKGDLMDGEKIIRWQRKRSGKAEEIHHILKDELGGGHIPSKRFGANAAWWTIAVLALNLHNLMKRRLLPEEYGKSRPKSLRFLLYTMVGKIVTHGRRTVLKIWTGDRGGSLFVSVMKRLELLQSMPD
- a CDS encoding iron ABC transporter permease codes for the protein MNQTSALSAPEKVSPLKRDPALLPALAAIWISLAVFVLYPLLRLFLTTFMVDGQLSFANLGAVLDSWYDRQAFLNSLWLATAVSVSGTVLGYIYAFAVTRISLPSWLKWFLGAVTTLPLISPPFTSSIALTLSLGPNGILLKFFGIENFNFYGFWGTWMSETLTYFPVSFLTLAAVLSAIDPNLEDAGLSLGASPGRVFRTVTLPLSTPGIANSVLLLFASSLADFATPLVLGGHSFPVLPTQAYLQITGLYDLRGGAALSFLLLLPAMGVYFLQRFWVGKKSYVTISGKTGSRSGFKSKGKLAEGLVLGVCFAVTAFILYLYSLILWGALVKVWGVDNSMTWENFHYVFTHGRKAILDTLSIAAVATPLGGLMAVVVGYIAQRKRFFGTRAMEFFSMLNYALPGTVVGIAYVIAFNEKPILLTGTMTILVAAYMFRYHAAGIRAVIASLHQIDPSIEEASASLGAGAARTFFRVTVPLVVPAVLMGMRYLFIHCMTAISATIFLVSVRWSLLTTRILECMTELQFAQACAFSVVLILLVFGATAVLTGLTRFATRRISGEGGRG